CTATCATGTTATATgaattacttggagaaaatgtgtcAACATGCTGATCGAgagggaaagggctaacttttatttgtttgcagaaaatgaagcacgaaatccacaggttcggtatggtccagaatatcctGCCTTttctacttgactggtggaaagaccttgcaccttgtgataaaaatcatgtgagaagagtacttggtgacctgccaTCTTTGCTGAACATTCGACCAAATAGGGAACTGATCGAGGatgctaccatgttctgggactAGAAAAGAGCTATTTTTCGATTCgacaagttaccatgggatagtccggaaCTGATAGTGCCAGAAAATTGCACTCTGCGCGGTGTTTCGAatatgttgggttttaagaagagtGATCAACCGCTAtgtctaaagaaatcatacatccattttgagtttctttacgagcgttatgggcatagcaaatcATACTGTCTTTATcatgatgaactagccattacttATTTAGGATGGGTTCATCGCCGGGTTTATATTTTTATTGTCTGCTTCTTAGGGTTATTGATCTTTTCGATGCAAGGACGAAGGATTCACACTCTCTTAGCCATGGTCGCAAGGACCTTAATGGATGGCATCGAAGGACAAGCTTATACTATCATCccaatgatcttagctgagatgtaccgtgctctagatcggtgcaagcatgggtttagacactttgagggttgtaacctattgctacaagtctggcttctagaacactttcagaggggtgagTATCGTCAACAGCTTCTGCGAAGGCCTCTGTATGACTACATAGCCAATCATCACCCCAAAGAaaatgatgtttattttagataggtttgcaaagcctggaaatgtTGTAGGTTGGTTGCGTTTCTTCATCAATTTGACAAACaagcaagtgcattggatgtttgaatggtttcttagtagtgagttcatcattaGATCAAAAGGGACTACTCACTTGGTACTGATCGGGTTGCGAGGAATATACCCTTACGCtcttataagggtaatgaggcaagctggaagaaaacaatcatacctcgggtttccaacatggtccagtacaaggcagatttcaaggGAGATTTCATCCCATTCAAGTTTGAAGTGCAACACATGTGaaaccaaaagatcattgtggaaggagAAACTATTGAGCTAGACAAGTATCacgccggtcatatgtactactatttaTCATGGCTGGAAGACGATGTATATGGGGACGTCAAACCAGGAGTCAATCTgaaggataggatcatagatAAAGTGGCCGAGGCACAggtgaagtacaagaggctacgcaaaagggtgttcAAGTCCGAAGCTAAGCATCTGGAGCATCACAAAGTAaacatggaggcgataagggAATAGAAAGAGATTGTCACTAAATCAACAGAGAGATTAGAATACCTGGAGCAAGGGCTGATGgagctagaagggaagatgagaaagagactttgggattgtcaaggcatgaaCATCGATGAAGGAGGAAAGCTGGCAAAGGCTTATGTATTGCTGGACATGTGCGATCTAGGAaacatgattgatggggtcaagagagcaaagcatggagaaggtccttcaagGACCAAATAGATTAGGAGATGATGTTCTTTGCTGCTTTTTTAGTTTagattagattttgatgtaataaggcTCAATGCCATTagtgattttattattattagtgTCGATCTAGTAAAAGATTTTTTTGGCCTATTTTCGCACTAATGAGATGAAGCAAacgttggcatcaattttctctaaGTCTATGTGTCgattaggcctacctcaggcacaatgaggtcccccaaattaggacgcaaatTATTGCATAAtttttgtgaaacatgtttaaatattgcaaacactcttttatttcaccttacttacttggttacctttttgtttttatttctttatttattctcactcccaaaggttggttcgtgcatactggcatcatcagcataccacactagatccagaggtcctctgCCTCCTCTTCTACCTAGCGACCCGAAAAGCAAAGGCAAGGGCAAAGGGaagatggatgatttaagtggtatccggAAAGATAATGCTATTATAGAGGAAAATGTTAAAACTTCAGATGGTAGAAGCACCCCAGggcagaatgagttggtcttacgtttggagcagaaaatcctggaGTTATAGGGCGAGCATGAGCAGGTCCGAAATTTGTCAAACCTTTTCCTTACTcccaatgttcccgacatcaacgaGCAAAATCCAACTACCCAAAACCAAAACACACCAAACcagaatccaccacccatagctccaaatcctcccgcaccacaccAGTATCATAATCCCGCACCTCCCCAAAACCTTAACCCACCACTAGTGCAAATCCCTCAACAATaccaccatcatccaactcaatacccgcaTACCACTACTTATCACACTCTCCAAAGTGCACCACAACCAACTcatgatccccaaaactcaaccaacgaCCACTCATATAGCCAAGTTTTAGGAACTCATCAAAGCAATCCGATATATGTAGAAACCTTACCTCATACCCCGCAACAAACCTTATACATACCTGAGCCAACTGAAAAGGACCTTCTCATTCAAgacatggcagaggaactcaagaaacatACAGAGAGAGTCTAGAGTGTTGAATGTGGGAAATGAGTTAAATATCTAAACTATGatgatttgtgtattcagccagatgtggaactgccagagggttacaaacctcccaagtttgaaatattcgatggcactggtgatcggaaggtgcatctgagaacctactgggacaagcttgtaggagtaggtaagaatgaacaaatctgcatgaaactgttcatgcgaagtcttacaggagacgccttgtcttggtatatcagtcagaaCCCGAAGAAGTGGGAAAATTGGGTAAGTATGgtatcagatttcatggatagattcgGGTTCAACACAGAGAACGCGCCAGACGTTTTTTAtatccaaaacctcaagaagaagctgacagaaaccttccgcgagtatgctactcgttggaaGTCAGAAGCCGCAAAAGTAAGGCCAACACttgaagaaaaacaaataaacaaGTTCTTCGTTAGAGCTCAAGATCCACAGTATTATGAAAGATTGATGGTCatcgagaatcacaagttctcagacatcatTAAGTTGGGAGAGAGGATAGAAGAAGAAATCAAGAGTGGGATGGTGACTAATTTCTAGGCGTtgcaagccacaaataaagcctttCAATCAGGAGGTATCTAAAAAAAAAGTGGgcactgtgatggtagctcaaggccctaagtctcccctcacataccatACACCGCCACCCACATATCAATACTCACCCCCAAAGTACCAATACCTTGCCACTACCTACCATACCTACAACACTCAACCTGCAttttaccattcacctccacccgcccgccaaaactacctaAAGCCACATCAAAATTTTGACCGCAGAACTCCTAGACAGTACATCCCAATTGCTGAACCCCtagcccaactgtatgagagactgaaggtcGCTGgttaattcacccttattcctgCTGTTGCTATTGAGAATCCTTCCCAGTGGATCAATCCAAATAAAACATGTGCCTATCATTCAGtcatgaagggtcatactattgaAGAGTGCCGCATattgaaagacaagattcagacgctgatcgacactaaggttatacaagcaaaggaagctATACTGAATGTCCGCAATAACCCCCTCCCGGATCACAGGGGTGAAGGGGTGaacgtgatagaaactgatgaggaatgggatcaggaagggtccatcagactcattcgagagggagacACTCCTAAAATATCTCCGGTCACCCTCACaccagttgtggtacaaacctAGGCAGCATTTGAGTTTGAGGtagctacacccttcactgtaatggtagctcccacaccatcttacGAGCCTGATGTtgtcccatgggattatgttgcggaagcaagaagaaagggaaaagccaaaatggaagaaacaggtaacgcgcaaggtatgactagaactggcagagtttacacacctgagaatctgggaggaacgagcaaagaaGCTTCACCTAAGCCGCCTGTTGTTAAGACTGGCACTGACGATCTTTAGAGGAAGATACAAGTAAGGGAATACTCTGTTGTTGACCACTTGAACAAGACCCCCGCTCCaatatccatcttatcactgttATAAAACTCAGACgcacacaagaatgccttgatgaaagtgttaagtgaagcttatgtacccgccgACATCACTAGCGGAGAGATGGATAACATGGTCGGACGGGTACTGGAGAGTCACAAAtttactttccacgaagatgagttaTCGTcagaagggttgagtcacaacaaggcatttcaaatcacagtgcaatttgaggacaaattcattgccagggtccagatagatggaggttcgagcttgaacatatgcccactgaccactctgaaaagattaggtaaaggcctgcacgagatacggatgggaagcatgaatgtgaaggcgttcGACGGATCTTAGAGAGCCACTATCggggaaatcaaccttgatctacagatgggtccgacttggtttgatgttgagttccaagggctagatatatctgctacttacaaccTATTTTTAGGATGACCATGGATATATGCAGCTGGGGCAGTGGCTTCTACTCTGCACCAGCCTGTGAAGTTCGAGTGAaatcatcaggaagtgatcattcatggagacgaAAGCAACCCTATCTACACTAACCAGACCGTTCCAGTCATCGAAAAAAtgaggaagttgggtggagaaacatatcaTCGCATTGAGCGGGTGAATGCAATTAaaaaggatcgatggtggagcaagaagatagaaagcatattattGTGGACGGGAaatgaaccaggcaagggtctcGGTAAAAAGTTTCAAGGGATTGCTAAACCCATACAACCATAGTATCATGCAATGACCTTTAGACTCGGTTATGAATATACCGTACAAGAACATCAGGATTGGATACCTCCATGGCGCACCTATTATTATCCGCTGGAACAACTCATACCAcctctgcaccagacattccgTCAGGCTGACATAatgtggggatctgaggaagatgagattttggccggTATGAGGAAGCTATTTCTGGATGAAGAAGGCATGGACTGAAGTGCAATTgttaaggaggaggaggaggaggaggatcttaccattcagacaatggaagaaggagttgttctcaagaactggacttctgcaccatcccgggcttgTCGAGTTCTTGGGTAGCCTAGCAAATTAGCATGACTTGTTTTCAAattattttgagcatttaagatattttcagtattttgttttgaaataattactcgagccatcgagtcgtaCCTGTTGAcatttttaaagttttattaatgcattattgcttttcgtatttattattatctttctacattatttttagcataattattacatatcctgatgaacctacgactgtgacatgcaatgagacaacgcaacataaggacagtgattcggaagatctggaagatgatataatacctgaggaaattgtcaaagaagtagagaattttgaaaacaaaccaaagtctaatttggaggaaattGAGGccattaacttaggggattctgaaatagtcaaggaaacacatataagcattcatctatatCCGTCAGAGAAGGAAAAGTATATCAGGTTCCTAAGGGAATATGAGGACATTTtcgcatggtcctacgacgatatgACTGGGTTAAGCGCATttatagtagctcacaagctacctaccaatcacatgtgtccaccggtaaagcagaagctcagaaagttcaagccagatatgagtctaaAGATACAAtaggaggtcaccaagcaaatcaaatccAAGGTTCTTCGAGTGGTTGAATACCCGacttggttagccaacattgtgccggttccgaagaaagatgggaaagttagagtatgtgtctATTACCGAgatctaaacagagcaagtcctaaggatgattttccattgcctaacatacacatactgatcaacAACTGCACCAAGCATGAGCTCCAATCCTttatggattgcttcgcgggatatcatcagatctggatggataaagaggatgccgaaaagactatctttatcacaccatggggaatatattgttacaaaataatgatgtttggtttgaagaatgctggggctaCCTACACGAGGGCCATGACGACTATCTTCCACAATATGATACACAAGAAAATAGAGGTGTATGTGCAtaatgttatcatcaaatccaaaaggagcTCAGATCACATAGCATACCTGAAGAAGTTTTTCGACCGacttcgaaaatacaatttgaagttaaaccctgcaaaatgtgccttcagAGTCCCTCCTGGAAATTTGCTAGGTTTTATCGTCAGCCGTTGaggtattgagttagacccgtcaaaaattaAAACTATCCAGAACTTGCCACCGCCAAAGAATAAGAAGTATGCGATGAGTTTTCTAGGATGCCTCATTTATATCAGtcgttttatagcacaatcaacagtGATATGTCAGTTGATCTTCaagatgctgaggaaagatgttgcaacaagctggactaaagaatgccagaaagccttcgataaaatcaaggagtatttatctaaaccgctCGTGTTGGTCCCTCCAGAACCATGAAGACCTCTGTTGCTTTATCTGTCCATGTTGGATGGAGCCTTTGTCTGCGTTCTacgacaacatgatgaaactgggaGGAAAGAGCAAGctatatattatctgagcaagaagttcacgcctTACGAGTCCCGTTACTCTTTGTTGGaatgcacctgctgtgctttgacatggatagtccagaagttgagacattatttctgtgcgtacactacatatctcatatcaaggatgaatccactaaaatacatatttcagaaacccatgcctacgggtaagttagcaaaatggcagatattgctaagtgagttcgacatcatctatgtaactcagaaggcagtcaagggGAAAGCGTTGGCTTATCACTTGGCGGAGAAtcccgtagacggagaatacgaatcATTGAAAAAGTATTTTCCTGATGAGGAGGTGTCATTTGTAAGTGAAGATATTACCGAAGCATATgacggttggaggatgttcttcgacggagtaGCAAACTTCAAGGGAGTGGGAATTAgagctgtcttagtatcagaaaaTGGTCAATATTACCccgtatccgcaaaactcaggttcccgtacaccaataatatggcagaatacgaggcctgcatcttgggactcaggttggtCGTTGACACAAATGTTCAAGAGTTGCTGGTAATCAGAGATTCTGATCTATTGGTACACCAGGTACTAGGACAATGGGCTACTAAGAACACTAAAATATTTCCATACTTGCACTGTGTACAAgatttgatcaagaggttcacaaagatcgAATCCAAACATATTCCGaggattcagaacgagttcgcAGATGTACTagctaccttgtcttccatgatacaacatccagacaagaatttcattgaccctatcccaataggaattcataagcagccgacctattgtgctcatgttgaagaagagttggACGGAAATtaatggttccacgacatcaaggaatactTGGAAAAGAGAGAACACCCAGAGAATGCTACACACACTCAAAAGCGCACacttcgaagattggccaaccattttTTTCAAAGCGGAGGAACTCTGTATAAAAGGACTCCTGATTTGGGATTAATGCGATATGTCAATTccaaggaggcatctagattgctcgaagaaatacatgccggaacttgcggacctcacatgaacggtTTAGctttggccaagaagatattaagagaagggatttctggatgactatggaaacagactgtattaaatatgttcaaaagtgtcaccaatgccagatatatgctgatatgatacgagtaccGCCAACGAATTCAGTGCAACGAGTTCACCCTAACCTTTCTCTGCTTGcggcatggatgtcatcggaccatttgaacccgctgcttcaaacgGACACAGGTTTATTTTAGTGGCtatagattacttcacaaaatgggttaaaGCCGCGTCCTATAAGGCTGTAACTAAAAAGGTCGTAGCAGATTTTGTCCGGGACCgcattgtttgtcgatttggagtacctgagtcaatcTTTACTGACAATgtcgccaatctcaacagtgatctgaTGACATCCATGTGCtcaacattcaagatcaagcaatGCAATTCTACAACATACAGGCTACAAATAAATGGagccgtagaagccgccaacaagaacatcaagaagatattgaggaaaatggtggacaactacaagcaatggcacgaaAAGCTACCATTTGCTTTTCTCGGATACCGCACCATAGTTCGTACATCAACTGGGACAACTCCCTATCTACTGGTCTATGGTACCGAAGTTGTTATCCTTGCCGAAGTAGAGATCCCTTccttaagaattatacaagaagtcGAGCTCAGCGATGCGGAATGGGTACAGAGCCGGTACGAACAACTAGCTTTCATTGATGGTAAAAGAATGAATGTGGTGTGtaacggtcaactctaccagaacagaatggcaaGGGCTTTCAAAAAAAAGGTTAGGTtaaggcaattcacaccggggtaATTGGTGTTGAAGTGAATCTTCCCAtatcaggatgaagcaaaggggaaattctcacccaactggcaaggcccttacatggttcaccgagtactaacaggaggagcgctTATACTTGCATAAATAGATGGAGAGAtctggccaaaacctatcaattcggacgcaatcaagagatattatgtttaagactatgtttgcactttttatttgatgtaacctgaactacgcttgaactgattcccgtttaagaggggatatgtaggcagccatttgggttcggtcacatcataataagaTCTTCATTCTACCCTATGGTCAGAAATAGGGACAAGATCTCGAGTTTGCCCGATCTCGTCGTTTAGAATCACAAAGGAATGTATCGCCAGAAGTATGCAATTAAAgtgggcagaattttgaggaggatcctcaaaattctgagttaaggaggttgcaatgtctcaaaagcgTGTCATAGTCGCCAATTCGACAAAATTATTTGCTCTCATGCGTCATCGCATATTTCAAACAATTACATTTTTTATATAAACGATTTATCATAAATGCACGTTTTTCGAAAATTTCATTTTTCTATAGTAGCAAGGCATTACCCGGGGTGACTTAAACAGGACCACAAGACAGGAGCAAAGGCAAAGCAAGgaatcgagagcacgaaccaaccttccccctcTACAAAAcccacaatttttctttggatgcaagCATAGTGGACATAACAGGAATGTCTGCAAATATAAACATacaacaagatcactatcttcacaccgaCATAAGTCGCCAAACGCAAACGCgtcaagctaagaaatactttgccCTCTCGCATTTAATCATTGCTCTTCTTGCATAGGGATAAGAATTCCCCTCATTATTGaataaggctaaacgctgcctttctctgcatgagactaacTACTATCTCGATtctttacatgaggctaagcgttGCCTCCATTATTTCGTAAGGCTAAACGATGTCTtcctttgcataaggctaagcatttcctttccttgcatgacgctaagcactgcctccattattgcataaggctaaacactgccttcgtttgcatgagactaagccctgtcaccattctttgcatgaggctaagaattgcccCCATTATTgaataaggctaaacattgcctttccTTGTATGAGACCAAGCACTGTCACCATTCTTTGCTTGAGGCTatgcattgcctccattattgcataaggctaagcatttcatttccttgtatgagactaagcattgtcaccattctttgcatgaggctaagcattgccttcattattgcataaggctaagaattgcctttcCTTACATGAGACCAAGCACTCTCACCATTCTTTGCACGAGGCTAagattgcctccattattgcataaggctaagcattgcctttccttgcatgagactaaccATTATCACCATTCATTACATGAGGCTAAGAATTGTCTCCCctcgcatgagactaaacactgtctccactTACAtaagactaagtattgtctctcTTCTTCGCatcgggctaagcactgccctcatcttaTACAAGattaagccttgtcttgtctcgttCTCGCATGTGACAAAGCATTACCTATCTTTTTTATCAAACGATTGATATTACTGCAtacttgcatttcatgggctgaaacatcgccacattatctgaaggcaccatcctcatagcctgaAGATACCAtgtcatggcctgaggatctctcgaaattacatatcattattcaaaggagtCATAGTCCGGAGGAACCATCCTCATGGCAAAAGGACACCATtacatggcctgcgaatcccttatcacatgcTCCATGGCTCAGGACGTCATAATCTAAGGACaccatcctcatcgtccaaagacaaatctcatggtccgaagggaattaaAATTTtttgcaataacccatatatattcgcatgcatcgtgttttaagttttgcaggtaactctgAAGGTAACctttctacaaacaggagcaattctcgctccggtttccgttcataACATTCACATCCTTCAATCACCTCAAACATAACCGGTGATTAGCAATTGATTATCCTTTGTTCTGTAACCATTTAAATACTTGCCTTATACATCCGTAGAGAtcaaattcgcattcatagcTCTACCTAAAATCATACATTATCACATCCAAAAGATCCTTTTCAAAACATACGACCACTCTTATgataactccatcggtttcgttcgttgttggatccagaactacacacggcctgactCCCGTAACACAAGGGATATGTAGACAACTCAAGAACTAGGGTTCGGTCCCCATTTTTTTGAaacacatcattcctcactcacttcggacaaaattagtcattattttctttaccggacaactctttcatcattttcGGGTAAAAAGGggcaactgttgatacccaattttgccctcatatttttataaaggtTATATAagcttttaaaatatcattcctGCACCATCACTAAGTTACAAGAGTCATACaggtattttctataatttttcataattgttAAAGctgtaaaattaattttcttgcatttaaattatttgaatatgtattaattacccctttaaattattttgtgatgacttaatcatccaaatatattattttcatccacatatatatttcataatattttaccccattttttatatagttatatttgtattttaaagttatttacataattttgcaataatagcctatacgttgtgcataattatattttattacagTGTTTGTGcccaaatagcatttttatatttttatattgaaacactattattttcaatcattttactacacaaataatatttttattatttgttagtTACTttgtataaattattttttataattttcatgTATTTAAAAACTTTAGCCtaatgtttgagttaatttcgaaccCAAAACCTAGCCCAATAACCCCAAGTCCAAACCAGACAACCCTTTTAATGAACCTGGTCACGACCCGTATAAATGACCCGCCCTGTTTCCCTTTGatcctggtcgttgatctcaaataatcaacgacccataataaatccccacctttccttatatcccctctCCCAAACCCTAATCTTATTTCCCCACTCAAGTCGCCTCTGAATCCTCTCTATTCCATTCatctctgagaaaccctagcctCCACACGCTTCAATCCTTTCTGATTCCGACCTTAATATGGAATCCCTCTATGATTTTCCTTCTTTATATGTTCTGTCTCTGTATTACTTACATGATtatggtatcacctagtacttgcctaTTTATGGCAAGTACCGGTCCCTGAGTCATGCGCAATCATCTTCAATCTTCAAGATCTAGACGGTATTTCGTATGTATACATTCATGGCAAGGTGATATGAGGCCGATTCACCAAGATCTTTGGTTGATTCTTTGATTTCTGTCAAACTAGGGTttgtgtcacggcccaaaatttcccaccgacgggaccgtgatggcgcctaatattttacttgttaggcaagccaacgttagaggatcattaaccaattccttattttcattcagtaattagcaataattaactaagatgaaatataataagtgcggaatatcataaaattgtattaactgctaccacccggatctggagtcacaattcacgagcattctagaatttatgacaagtaatagtctgaaagaaatacaactgtctgaatgaaagaaaacagtaggacataaaagatagatggggacttcaaggtctgtgaacgccgacagatctaccttgagtctccggac
The DNA window shown above is from Nicotiana tomentosiformis chromosome 8, ASM39032v3, whole genome shotgun sequence and carries:
- the LOC138897743 gene encoding uncharacterized protein, whose translation is MDNMVGRVLESHKFTFHEDELSSEGLSHNKAFQITVQFEDKFIARKAVKGKALAYHLAENPVDGEYESLKKYFPDEEVSFVSEDITEAYDGWRMFFDGVANFKGVGIRAVLVSENGQYYPVSAKLRFPYTNNMAEYEACILGLRLVVDTNVQELLVIRDSDLLVHQVLGQWATKNTKIFPYLHCVQDLIKRFTKIESKHIPRIQNEFADVLATLSSMIQHPDKNFIDPIPIGIHKQPTYCAHVEEELDGN